A region of the Microcystis aeruginosa FD4 genome:
CTAAAATATCCGCCTTGGTTAAGTAAGGAAAATCTTCTAAAATTTCTTCATAAGTCATTCCCGAAGCCAGATAGGAGAGAACATCATAAACAGTAATTCTCATTCCTCTAATGCAAGGTTTTCCGCTTCTTTTTCCCGGTTCTATGGTAATAATATCTTTGTATGACATAATGTTGATTAACTGGTGATCAAATCTAAAATTGATGATAGGATATCGGGGCAACCCCTCTGTAGTTGCCCCTCTTAAGGATAATTTATCCCCGACGACGAAGGGAAGCGGCACCCAACGCACCCACAGCAATTAAACCCACTATACCACTAGGTTCCGGGGTTGACACAGGACCGCCACCAGTGGGAGTGATATCCCCATTAATAGCCACAAACCCACCACCTGGAATATTAGATGCGCTTACCCTGAGTTTATTCCGCTTTCCCAAAGATTCAATCCTGACAGGGATCTGACTGGGGAGGATGCCACCCTGCCACAACCCAAAACTGGCGCGCTGTTTGGATAGATGGTTCATCCCTTTGTTCATCATTAAAGTCAAAACGATAACAAGTCGCTCTACCTAGGGCTGGCTGAATAAATGTGAAATGTATGCAAAGTAAGGGTTTTGGGGCTTTACGAGCGAAACAGGTGCAAGATTTTGAGAGAATCGTGGTTCAA
Encoded here:
- a CDS encoding DUF433 domain-containing protein; translated protein: MSYKDIITIEPGKRSGKPCIRGMRITVYDVLSYLASGMTYEEILEDFPYLTKADILACLSYAAERERQTILVN